From a single Candidatus Delongbacteria bacterium genomic region:
- a CDS encoding family 20 glycosylhydrolase, producing MIPIPKKNDKIGIIDLKGRVFKINCDSDFRSFFEEYANIEGLETTRNETSNVFNINFYRHPFGNSEQYGLKIEGTSAEIKYGDYAGAFYGLISFINCISFSIDIDRKPVSACVVDLSDYPDFKWRGMHLDVSRHFFNTDFIKKYIDILAHYKMNIFHWHLTDDNGWRIEIKKYPKLQEIAAWRASRSEDWMDRKDQKPDEKADYGGFYTQDEIKSIIEYAEQRGITIVPEIEMPGHTREVLAAYPKLGCFDEKLTVPTGTYWPNKDIFCAGKESVFEFIFNVLDEVIDLFPSEYIHIGGDEAGKMNWEKCPLCSARIKSENLKDVEELQSYFIKRVEKYINSKGRKLIGWDEILEGGLAPNAAVMSWQGIEGGIKAANMGHNIVMTPSGITYFDHYQNDPSMEPKAIGGFNSIYKIFNYNPIPEQLEQNREKVMGIQGCLWTEWVPNEKHAEYMLLPRVAAIGEIGWNGKQKRDWNCFLDNLEIEKKYYLFKGYNFAKGSYVPLHFVNFDDNQCNLTLFSELKDSTIFYKTTDDYVMYEKPIVINNSCKLKFYIIDSYGKKGPERELDFNVSKSFGKEVTYKNNWSYRYPSTKEFALVDGLTGSPTHTDGCWQGFQNSDMEVTIDLGEITDFNSISLNFLQNKRIWIFLPRYIDITLSIDNISFDEIKRYDMEDLSQDKIYSIMENGSFKARYIKIFAKSRDYVEIETQYRRMPWIFCDQISVN from the coding sequence ATGATACCGATACCGAAAAAAAATGATAAGATTGGTATAATTGATCTAAAAGGAAGAGTTTTCAAAATTAATTGTGATTCGGATTTTAGATCATTTTTTGAAGAATATGCAAATATTGAAGGATTGGAAACAACTAGGAATGAAACTTCAAATGTTTTCAATATAAATTTCTATAGACACCCATTTGGAAATAGTGAACAATATGGGTTGAAGATTGAGGGAACTTCTGCCGAAATAAAGTATGGTGATTATGCCGGAGCTTTTTATGGTCTGATAAGCTTTATAAATTGCATAAGTTTTTCAATTGATATTGATAGAAAACCTGTTTCAGCTTGCGTTGTTGATTTAAGCGATTATCCTGACTTCAAATGGAGAGGAATGCATTTGGATGTTTCCAGACATTTTTTTAATACCGATTTCATCAAAAAATACATAGACATTCTAGCGCATTATAAAATGAACATTTTCCATTGGCATTTAACTGATGATAATGGATGGCGAATTGAGATTAAGAAATATCCAAAACTACAAGAGATTGCAGCATGGAGAGCCAGCCGTAGTGAAGATTGGATGGATAGGAAAGATCAAAAGCCAGATGAAAAAGCTGATTATGGTGGTTTCTATACTCAGGATGAGATAAAATCTATAATTGAATACGCTGAACAGAGGGGAATAACCATTGTCCCTGAAATCGAAATGCCGGGGCATACAAGAGAGGTTCTTGCTGCTTATCCAAAACTAGGTTGTTTCGATGAGAAATTAACTGTTCCTACTGGAACATATTGGCCGAACAAGGATATTTTCTGTGCGGGAAAAGAATCTGTTTTTGAGTTTATTTTTAATGTTTTAGATGAAGTAATCGACTTGTTTCCTTCTGAATATATCCACATTGGTGGTGATGAAGCTGGAAAGATGAATTGGGAAAAGTGTCCGCTCTGTAGTGCGAGAATTAAGTCTGAAAATTTGAAAGATGTAGAAGAGTTACAAAGTTATTTTATTAAGAGAGTAGAAAAATATATTAATTCTAAAGGCAGAAAATTGATTGGTTGGGATGAAATTCTAGAAGGTGGTTTGGCTCCCAACGCTGCGGTGATGAGTTGGCAGGGAATTGAGGGAGGAATAAAAGCTGCTAATATGGGGCACAATATAGTTATGACTCCATCAGGAATTACCTATTTTGATCATTACCAAAATGATCCATCAATGGAGCCCAAAGCGATTGGTGGTTTCAATTCTATATATAAGATTTTTAACTACAATCCAATACCTGAACAATTGGAACAGAACAGGGAAAAGGTGATGGGTATTCAGGGCTGTTTATGGACCGAATGGGTACCAAATGAAAAACATGCAGAGTACATGCTTCTACCAAGAGTTGCAGCAATTGGTGAGATTGGCTGGAATGGAAAACAGAAGCGTGACTGGAACTGTTTTTTGGATAATTTGGAAATTGAAAAAAAATATTATCTTTTTAAAGGGTATAATTTTGCAAAAGGTTCCTATGTTCCTCTTCATTTCGTAAATTTTGATGATAATCAATGTAATCTTACTCTTTTTTCTGAGCTTAAAGATTCGACTATATTTTATAAAACTACAGATGATTATGTGATGTACGAGAAACCAATCGTGATCAATAATTCTTGTAAGTTGAAATTTTACATTATTGATAGTTATGGTAAAAAAGGTCCTGAGAGAGAACTTGATTTTAATGTATCAAAAAGTTTTGGTAAAGAAGTGACATATAAAAATAATTGGAGCTATAGATACCCCTCCACTAAAGAATTCGCATTGGTTGATGGTCTGACAGGGTCGCCTACTCATACTGATGGATGTTGGCAAGGTTTTCAAAATAGTGATATGGAGGTAACAATAGATCTTGGTGAAATAACTGATTTTAATTCAATTAGTTTAAATTTCCTTCAGAATAAAAGAATTTGGATTTTTTTACCGAGATATATTGATATTACCCTCTCAATTGATAATATCAGTTTTGATGAGATTAAAAGATACGATATGGAGGATCTGTCACAGGATAAAATATACTCTATTATGGAGAATGGATCTTTTAAAGCTAGATATATCAAAATTTTTGCTAAAAGTAGAGACTATGTTGAAATTGAAACGCAGTACAGAAGAATGCCATGGATCTTTTGCGATCAGATTAGTGTGAATTAA
- a CDS encoding galactose mutarotase, with product MKKVAIKSWEGMNVEIVTLGGSLKSIIPSFTNKNMVLSYKKFAEYKTNDIYSGSIIGRFANRIENSSFEIDGIKYCLDSNLGKHHLHGGSKGFSKINWSIYRLVENSLTLYHKSKDSDMGYPGNLDVFIKYTLIGNKLIINFDAVSDKDTFINLSIHPYFNLNGFGNILNHKLKIDSDFVTFLNNEMISEEIPVSVANTIYDFRSFRELNFFLTSDHPQLRICNGLDNNFCSRGDFLSGELSNDDILMKFKTDMPGFQFYTGNYLNYHGFEKFGGIAIEPQFYLNAPNNRYRNSVLLKKGELYSHFTEFEFEKV from the coding sequence ATGAAGAAAGTTGCCATAAAATCCTGGGAAGGTATGAATGTTGAAATTGTTACTTTAGGTGGTTCACTAAAATCAATTATTCCTTCTTTTACAAATAAAAACATGGTTCTAAGTTACAAAAAATTCGCAGAATACAAAACAAATGATATTTACTCTGGATCAATAATTGGTAGATTTGCGAATAGAATTGAAAATTCCTCTTTTGAGATTGATGGAATAAAATATTGCTTAGACAGTAATCTTGGGAAGCATCATCTTCATGGAGGAAGTAAAGGATTCTCTAAGATCAATTGGTCAATTTACAGACTGGTTGAAAATTCACTGACTCTTTATCATAAAAGTAAAGATTCTGATATGGGTTATCCTGGTAATTTAGATGTTTTTATCAAATATACCCTTATAGGAAATAAACTAATCATCAATTTTGATGCTGTTTCAGATAAAGATACATTTATAAATCTTTCGATTCATCCATACTTTAATTTAAATGGCTTTGGCAATATTTTAAATCATAAGCTAAAAATTGATAGTGACTTTGTTACTTTTCTCAATAATGAAATGATTAGTGAAGAGATTCCTGTAAGTGTAGCCAATACCATATACGATTTTAGAAGTTTCAGAGAATTGAACTTTTTTCTAACTTCTGATCATCCGCAATTAAGAATTTGTAATGGTTTAGACAATAATTTCTGTTCTAGAGGAGATTTTTTATCGGGCGAACTCTCCAATGATGATATTTTAATGAAATTTAAAACTGACATGCCTGGGTTTCAATTCTATACTGGAAATTATCTTAATTATCATGGATTCGAAAAATTTGGTGGAATAGCCATTGAACCCCAATTCTACCTAAATGCTCCAAACAATCGTTACAGAAATTCTGTACTATTAAAAAAAGGTGAGTTATATTCTCACTTCACTGAATTTGAGTTTGAAAAGGTATAA
- a CDS encoding DUF1801 domain-containing protein, with protein sequence MVEMRTKPMDTNVTIFVESLENKQQRDDCSILIQIYRNITHEEPVMWGSSIIGFGKYHYRYESGHEGDMCLAGFSPRKGYISVYIYPLIENYEELFSKLGKYKLGKGCIKIKKLDDINMTVLKEISIISIDNLLKKYPTLL encoded by the coding sequence ATGGTAGAAATGAGAACAAAACCTATGGACACTAATGTCACTATTTTTGTTGAATCACTAGAAAATAAACAACAAAGGGATGATTGTTCAATTTTGATTCAGATCTACAGAAACATTACTCATGAAGAGCCAGTTATGTGGGGTAGTTCAATAATTGGATTTGGGAAATATCACTATAGATATGAGTCTGGACATGAAGGAGATATGTGTCTTGCTGGTTTTTCCCCAAGGAAAGGCTATATTTCTGTTTATATCTATCCCTTAATCGAGAATTATGAAGAACTTTTTTCCAAACTAGGTAAATACAAATTAGGTAAAGGTTGTATAAAAATTAAAAAATTAGATGACATAAATATGACGGTTCTAAAAGAGATTAGTATCATATCTATTGATAATTTATTAAAGAAATATCCGACTTTATTATGA
- a CDS encoding tetratricopeptide repeat protein: MSEIDLNLLNRMGKDLAAAGDTENAISVLRAVNALDSNFFKSRFNLGVILFHLKKYKESISEYRKALQINPSDRNTLINFSYTSEFTGDVNEAIEYLRTFIIQNKDDLEVKNLLSYIESKKVLENDVRKLKILFIQSPPCIRNYKMAKALKSRGHKVTLLYGLTAIDQIYKWVDLSVYNEVIKMNSFNAIWHLSRGFDIIHCHNEPDSTTIAALGCKVPLVHDTHDIISLRDRSTQTVFNEMVANRGADARVYTNGYQKEYIYNAYNVDGPYEIIGNYISKDDLPLEKNDKLSAIDGKFHLVYQGSISNKNQRDFQNIFDNLIKVGFVVHVHPEVYNEEVAKTYRTIDGLFYYHPIPAKDLMETMTKYDAGIIPWNVTENNRSFLDTTVAMKLYEYYASGLPVATSPARSYEEYFSLHQNGIIFNNAEELWNRRKELEEIRLRKNLKNYAKCYEDEIPKLEKLYYDLISER; the protein is encoded by the coding sequence ATGAGTGAAATCGATCTGAATTTACTTAACAGAATGGGTAAGGATCTTGCCGCTGCTGGAGATACAGAAAATGCGATCTCTGTTTTAAGAGCAGTAAATGCACTAGATTCAAATTTCTTTAAATCAAGATTTAATTTAGGCGTAATCCTTTTTCATTTAAAAAAATACAAAGAGTCAATTTCAGAGTATAGAAAAGCTTTGCAGATAAACCCATCAGACAGAAATACTTTGATAAATTTTTCCTACACTTCAGAGTTTACTGGAGACGTAAATGAAGCGATCGAATATCTAAGAACTTTTATAATACAGAATAAAGATGATCTAGAAGTGAAAAATTTACTTTCATACATTGAGTCAAAAAAAGTTTTAGAAAACGATGTAAGGAAATTAAAAATTCTATTTATACAGTCTCCTCCTTGCATTAGAAATTATAAAATGGCTAAGGCATTGAAAAGTAGAGGTCATAAAGTTACTTTGTTATATGGATTGACAGCCATTGATCAGATCTATAAATGGGTTGATCTTTCTGTGTACAACGAAGTCATAAAGATGAATAGTTTTAACGCAATCTGGCATCTCTCAAGAGGTTTTGATATAATACATTGTCATAATGAACCTGATTCAACCACTATTGCCGCTCTTGGTTGCAAGGTACCATTGGTGCATGATACTCATGATATTATCTCTCTCAGAGACAGAAGCACTCAAACAGTTTTTAACGAAATGGTAGCAAACCGCGGTGCTGATGCAAGAGTCTATACAAATGGATATCAAAAGGAGTACATCTACAATGCATATAATGTTGATGGTCCGTATGAGATTATCGGAAATTATATTTCGAAAGATGATCTTCCTTTAGAAAAGAACGATAAACTTTCAGCCATTGATGGAAAATTTCATTTAGTATATCAAGGAAGCATTTCAAATAAAAACCAAAGAGATTTTCAAAATATTTTTGATAATCTGATTAAAGTTGGGTTTGTAGTTCATGTTCATCCCGAAGTTTACAATGAAGAAGTCGCAAAAACTTATAGAACTATTGATGGTTTATTCTACTATCATCCTATTCCGGCTAAGGATTTAATGGAAACTATGACAAAATATGATGCTGGTATTATTCCTTGGAATGTAACTGAAAACAATAGATCATTTTTAGATACAACTGTTGCCATGAAATTGTATGAGTATTATGCATCGGGGCTTCCTGTTGCAACATCGCCAGCTAGAAGTTATGAAGAATACTTCTCATTACATCAGAATGGAATAATTTTTAATAATGCCGAAGAGTTATGGAATAGAAGAAAAGAATTGGAAGAGATAAGATTAAGAAAAAATCTTAAAAACTATGCTAAATGTTATGAAGATGAAATTCCAAAACTGGAAAAACTATATTACGATCTAATTTCAGAGAGGTAA
- a CDS encoding HAMP domain-containing histidine kinase produces MELYIYKDGKMNPLLSNRDEKNSEIMKNIDFELLKSSDELFFENKNLVLKCIYSDDCIKLFSLDYILNTNFSDNEITRLVIHNLNNIITSIHTNSYLALKQNDNSAIESIYKLSDSAVKISRKYLFYNLQKKSWGKQKFKAYEVITDCMEIFKNKIESENISYEILENCERFFLFMNISRFYQIIVSLITNSLEALKGEEKPQLKIILEKKVDCMSITVFDNGKGIEDSIINKIFEPGFTTKDSGNGFGLTAVKEFVEFYNGKINVRSDVKNKETYVEIQFYEI; encoded by the coding sequence ATGGAACTGTACATCTATAAAGATGGAAAAATGAACCCACTTCTTAGTAACAGAGATGAAAAGAATTCTGAGATAATGAAAAATATTGACTTTGAATTACTCAAATCATCTGATGAACTATTTTTTGAAAATAAAAATTTAGTACTAAAATGTATATATTCGGATGATTGTATTAAGCTTTTCTCTCTTGATTATATTTTAAATACAAATTTTTCCGATAATGAAATTACCAGATTAGTGATTCATAATTTAAACAATATAATTACTTCAATTCATACAAATTCGTATCTGGCTTTAAAACAAAATGACAATTCCGCCATTGAATCAATATATAAACTAAGTGATTCCGCTGTAAAAATTTCACGAAAATATCTATTCTATAATTTACAAAAGAAGAGTTGGGGTAAGCAAAAGTTCAAGGCTTACGAAGTGATTACAGATTGTATGGAAATTTTTAAAAACAAAATTGAGTCTGAAAATATTTCGTATGAAATTTTAGAAAATTGTGAACGATTTTTTCTTTTTATGAATATCAGCAGGTTTTATCAGATAATAGTTTCATTGATAACTAATAGTCTGGAAGCTTTGAAAGGTGAGGAAAAGCCTCAACTTAAGATTATTCTTGAAAAGAAAGTTGATTGTATGTCTATTACTGTTTTCGATAATGGTAAAGGAATTGAAGATTCTATTATAAACAAAATTTTCGAACCTGGGTTTACAACAAAAGACAGTGGAAATGGTTTCGGACTCACAGCTGTAAAAGAATTTGTAGAATTTTATAATGGTAAAATTAATGTTAGAAGTGATGTAAAAAACAAAGAAACTTATGTAGAGATTCAATTTTATGAGATTTAG
- a CDS encoding D-alanyl-D-alanine carboxypeptidase, whose product MRFSIFILLFPIIILALENFERFKDISVPKVIHSIYTKEFRLKSEFKPFTNDFTHLFLVDADSNKVLFGFNEFDVAEIASVTKMMPMLLVAEALERGDISLSDTLVATTKSSKIGGSQIYLKEHERMTVDELFKSVVMKSANDATFLLGQKLTDNDRIGDFVDIMNKRAAEIGMNRTVYYYPHGLPSDYQDRKNYGVKGNLSTCYDLTLLAKELIKYPIVLKYSSTWLDTIRKDKGKKKFQLRNTSRLIKDYPYFDGLKTGFYSEAGFCIVATAIKDGRRLIAVSLGSQKWRNRDKLVADLVTWGFDQIEYTDSLSHTTFIDSTRLAKNEN is encoded by the coding sequence ATGAGATTTAGTATTTTTATTTTATTATTCCCGATCATAATATTAGCCTTGGAAAATTTTGAAAGATTTAAGGATATATCAGTTCCTAAAGTTATCCACTCAATCTATACGAAAGAGTTTAGGCTTAAATCAGAGTTTAAGCCATTTACGAATGATTTTACACATCTTTTTCTTGTAGATGCCGACAGTAATAAGGTACTTTTCGGATTTAATGAATTTGATGTGGCTGAGATTGCATCTGTTACTAAGATGATGCCAATGCTCTTGGTTGCTGAAGCTCTGGAAAGAGGAGATATAAGTCTAAGTGATACTTTAGTTGCAACTACTAAATCATCCAAGATTGGGGGATCTCAAATCTACTTGAAAGAGCATGAGAGGATGACTGTTGATGAACTTTTCAAATCCGTTGTTATGAAATCTGCAAATGATGCAACATTTCTTCTCGGTCAAAAACTCACAGATAATGACAGAATTGGTGATTTTGTTGACATAATGAATAAAAGAGCTGCTGAAATCGGAATGAATAGAACAGTTTATTATTATCCTCACGGATTACCGTCAGATTACCAGGATAGAAAAAATTATGGAGTAAAAGGAAATCTTTCCACATGCTATGATCTTACTTTACTGGCTAAGGAACTGATAAAATATCCTATAGTTCTAAAATATAGTTCGACCTGGCTTGACACTATCAGAAAAGATAAAGGCAAGAAAAAATTTCAGTTACGAAATACTAGCAGACTGATCAAAGACTATCCCTATTTTGATGGTTTGAAAACAGGATTTTATAGTGAGGCGGGTTTTTGTATTGTTGCTACAGCTATAAAAGATGGAAGAAGACTTATAGCTGTATCTCTGGGCAGTCAAAAATGGAGAAATAGAGATAAACTTGTAGCTGATTTAGTAACCTGGGGATTTGACCAAATTGAATATACTGATTCGCTTTCTCATACAACTTTTATAGATTCAACCAGGTTAGCAAAAAATGAAAATTGA
- a CDS encoding class I SAM-dependent methyltransferase gives MKIEIKKIGNILIPGMFRKDYSTDTKYTIIDSRSIDSSDKILKEIKKGNFIIVDENTPEKKIKKLYEYLKKMGSELLDKDTMDEVSRRDGGSGRKKALEYFQQKKLSQLLLICEKDNILSFKEKVSVKHLYGFCGTDYYEDGFFEYDELTEKYLVSYKFYHELSELLKNPTRIELLNLDLYTGINVLPPKSTDTSEIFYDAMKKSNNNISKILDMGTGSGHLAVMANKLFENAEIFVTDIIPEALTTARLNFENITGIPTLYDKEKRMLINDNFRIYRSGSMYEKVIDDNFDLILFNAPWILAKARNRSELALNDENQEVVKEFLKESRSHLSENGKIILGYSNNSGDEAVESLEVLIDEFKYKIVEKLSVRIQSYQSGRKWMRIFCYILEI, from the coding sequence ATGAAAATTGAAATCAAAAAAATTGGCAACATTCTAATTCCAGGAATGTTTCGAAAAGATTATTCAACTGATACGAAATATACCATTATAGACAGCAGATCAATCGATAGTTCTGACAAAATTTTAAAAGAGATAAAAAAGGGTAATTTTATAATTGTTGATGAAAATACTCCTGAAAAAAAGATTAAAAAGCTTTATGAGTATTTGAAAAAGATGGGTAGCGAACTTCTGGACAAAGATACAATGGATGAAGTTTCAAGGAGAGATGGAGGTTCTGGAAGAAAAAAAGCTTTGGAATATTTTCAACAGAAAAAATTATCTCAATTGCTTCTAATCTGCGAAAAAGACAATATTTTATCCTTTAAGGAAAAAGTATCAGTAAAGCATCTCTATGGCTTTTGTGGAACTGACTATTATGAAGATGGCTTCTTTGAATATGATGAATTAACTGAAAAATATCTTGTATCATACAAGTTTTACCATGAACTTTCTGAACTTTTAAAAAATCCTACCCGTATAGAGCTTCTTAATCTGGATCTTTATACTGGAATAAATGTACTTCCACCAAAATCAACAGATACATCAGAAATATTCTACGATGCTATGAAAAAATCCAATAATAATATTTCCAAAATTTTGGATATGGGTACAGGGTCTGGACACCTAGCCGTTATGGCAAATAAACTTTTTGAAAACGCAGAAATTTTTGTCACTGATATTATTCCTGAAGCATTGACAACAGCCAGATTAAATTTTGAAAATATTACTGGCATCCCGACTCTTTATGATAAAGAGAAACGAATGCTAATTAATGATAATTTCAGAATCTATCGTTCTGGATCTATGTACGAAAAAGTAATTGATGATAATTTTGACCTAATACTGTTCAATGCTCCATGGATATTGGCAAAAGCAAGAAATAGAAGTGAATTAGCTCTTAATGATGAAAATCAGGAAGTAGTGAAAGAGTTTTTGAAGGAATCAAGATCGCACTTGTCAGAAAATGGTAAAATTATTCTTGGGTACTCCAATAATAGTGGAGACGAAGCGGTGGAAAGTCTTGAAGTTTTGATTGATGAATTTAAGTACAAAATCGTTGAAAAACTGAGCGTAAGGATTCAATCCTACCAATCTGGTCGAAAATGGATGAGAATCTTTTGTTATATATTGGAGATTTAA
- a CDS encoding DUF3147 family protein — translation MDIFLKSIAGGVMVAAILIVSKLFGPKVAGIISTMPVNITIGFIILTTSGSKASEVLNGFLLGMIPLTIFILVCMFMSKYTSSMLITISTGYLIWIITFLIAKKIFNM, via the coding sequence ATGGATATTTTTCTAAAATCTATAGCAGGTGGTGTAATGGTTGCTGCAATTTTAATTGTTAGTAAACTTTTTGGACCGAAAGTGGCTGGAATTATTTCCACTATGCCAGTAAATATAACTATAGGTTTTATCATTCTAACAACTTCAGGCTCTAAAGCTTCAGAGGTTTTAAACGGGTTTCTTCTGGGTATGATTCCTCTTACCATCTTTATTCTTGTTTGTATGTTTATGTCAAAATATACATCATCTATGTTAATAACAATATCAACGGGTTATCTGATATGGATAATTACATTTCTAATTGCTAAAAAAATATTTAATATGTAG
- the crcB gene encoding fluoride efflux transporter CrcB has translation MKNLILVFVGGGVGSVLRFLVSKLPFDMDFPLATFIVNILGSFIIGFLSSNDIIKINSDVKLLLAVGVCGGLTTFSSFINENGQLISKELNYTSVIYISLSIIIGYFALVLGYRTGRFF, from the coding sequence ATGAAAAATCTAATTCTTGTTTTTGTCGGTGGTGGTGTTGGTTCGGTATTGAGATTTTTAGTGTCAAAACTTCCTTTTGATATGGATTTCCCATTAGCTACTTTTATCGTTAATATTCTTGGATCTTTCATTATCGGCTTTCTATCTTCAAATGATATCATCAAAATTAATAGTGACGTTAAACTATTACTTGCCGTTGGTGTTTGTGGTGGTTTAACTACTTTTTCAAGTTTTATAAACGAAAATGGTCAATTAATATCGAAAGAGTTAAACTACACTTCAGTCATCTACATTTCATTAAGCATTATTATTGGATATTTTGCTCTCGTTCTAGGTTATAGAACAGGTCGATTTTTTTGA